The Geobacter metallireducens GS-15 region CCCAAGGTGAACGAAGAGAGCCTGATCCGGATCGAGGGGGCGCTCCTGGCCGACATGATCGAGAAGACCGCCTACGCCATCTGCTTCGACGAGACCAAGTACAACCTGAACGGCACCTTCGTGAAGGCCACCGTTGAAGATGATAAACCGATTCTCCGGATGGTGGCCACCGACGGCCACCGCCTCTCCATCGCCGAGAAGGAATTCCACGGGGCCGTGGGGCCCGAGATGGCCAAGGGGGTCATCTTCCCCAAGAAGGGTATCTTCGAGCTCAAGAAGATCTGCGAGGAGGCGACCACCGAAGAACTGGCCCTCGGCTTCATGGACAACAGCGCCGTCATCAAGAAGGGGAACACCGTGGTGGTGATGCGGCTCGTGGACGGTGAGTTCCCCGACTACACCCGCGTAGTCCCCGTGGCCAACGACAAGATCGTGACCGTGGCCCGGGATCCGTTCCTCCACTCCCTGCGGCGGATGTCGATCCTCTCCAGCGAGAAGTTCAAGGGGATCCGGATGGAGATCAACGGCGAGCAGATGATCATCTCCTCCAGCAACCCTGAACTGGGGGAAGCGTCGGAGGAACTGGACGCGGCCTACAGCGGCCCTCCCCTTTCCATCCGGTTCAATGCCAAGTACCTCCTGGACGTCCTGGCGGTCCTCAACGAGAGCGAAGTGGCGCTGGTCCTCCGGGACGAGCTGTCGCCGGCCATCGTGAAACCGGCCGCGGTCGACGGTTTCACCGCGGTGATCATGCCGATGCGGCTGTAGGAAACAGTAACCGGCAGGCACGGAAGGCGAAGGCCCCTCCCCGGGAGAGGCCTTTTGCCGTTCTTTCGGCTATAGAAACACCATGTTTGTGACGAAGATCCAGATCAGTTCCTTCCGGAACATCGCCGCGGCGGAGATCCGCTTCGACCGGCGCTTCAATGTCCTCCACGGCGCCAACGGCCAGGGGAAGACCTCGGTCCTGGAGGCCATCTATCTCCTGGGGACCATGAAGTCGTTTCGCCTCGCCAAGACCCCTGATCTTGTCAGCTGGAACACCCCCCATGCGCTCCTGCGGGGATGGGCCGAGCGGGACGGGGTCGGCAGGGAGATCGCCCTCTACCTGGGGAAGGAAGGCCGCAAAGCGAGGGTCGACCAGAAGCCGGTGACCCGGCTCGCCGATTTCTTCGGCAACGTGAACGCCGTGGTCTTCTCCCCCGAGGAGATCGCCATGGCCCGCAGCGGCCCGGACCTCCGGCGCCGCTACCTGGACCGGGCCATCTTCAGCGGAGATCTGGGGTACCTGCTCCTCCACCACGAGTACCACCGGCTCCTCAAGCAGCGCAACGCCCTGCTGAAGCGGGGAAGCCGGGAAGGGCTCGATATCTGGACCGGACAGCTGGCCGAAGCGGGTACCCGGCTCATGGTAAAGCGGATGGGATACCTGGCCGAGATAGAGCCGCTGGTGCAACGGTTCTACCGGGAGATTGCCGGGGGCGAGGAAGAGGCGGGGCTTGCCTATCGTCCCCACCTCACTACCCCCGACTTGGTGAGTCGGGAGGGAACGGACGCGCTTCTGGCTCTCTTCGGGGCCCATGAGGCGGAGGAACTCCGCCGGGGAACCACCGTGGTGGGCCCCCACCGGGACGACGTGGACTTCGTCCTGAACGGCCGGGTGATCCGCACTCACGGCTCCCAGGGGCAACAGCGCAGCTTCGTCCTGGCCCTTAAGATGGCGGAGATCGAGTACCTGGAGCGGCTCAACGACGCCCCGCCGGTGCTGCTCCTGGACGACATCTCGTCGGAGCTGGATCCGCAGCGCAACGCGAATCTCATGACCTTCCTCCGGGAAAAGCGGATGCAGGTTTTCATCACCACCACCGATGTTTCAACCCTCCGCCTGGCGGGGATTGCAACCCACGCGTCCTTCCACGTTTCACGTGGAACGGTGACGCCTTTATAGAGGGAGAAGTATGGCTGACGAACTGAACAACGATTACGGAGCGGACAAGATCAAGGTCCTTGAGGGGCTCGAAGCTGTTCGCAAGCGCCCCGCCATGTACATCGGCTCAACCGCGAGCCAGGGGCTCCACCATCTGGTCTACGAGATTGTCGATAACTCCATCGACGAGGCCCTGGCCGGCTACTGCAACGAGGTGAACGTCACCATCCACCTGGACGGCTCCATTACGGTGGTGGACAACGGCCGGGGTATTCCCACCGAGATGCATCCCACTGAAGGGAAACCGGCGGCGGAGGTGGCCCTTACGGTTCTCCATGCCGGCGGTAAGTTCGATAATACGTCATACAAGGTGTCCGGCGGTCTCCACGGGGTCGGCGTATCGGTCGTTAACGCCCTGTCGAAAAAGCTTGAACTGGGAATTCGCCGTGACGGGAAGGTGTTTCAGCAGTCCTATGCCTACGGAGCACCGCTGACTCCCCTGGAAATTGTGGGGGAGACCAAGAAACGGGGAACCAGAATCACTTTCCTCCCCGACGACACCATCTTCGAGACCACGGAATTTTCCTTCGATATTCTTTCCCAGCGGCTGCGGGAGCTGGCCTTCCTGAACGCCGGGGTGCGGATCACCATCTCCGACGAGCGGGAAGAGGGTAAACACCACGACTTTCACTACGAGGGGGGAATCGTCTCCTTCGTGGAGTACCTGAACCGGAACCGAACCGTGCTCCATCCGAAACCGGTCTACTTCCGGGGTGAGAGGGCGGGGATCGACATGGAGATCGCCATCCAGTACAACGACTCCTACGACGAGAAGGTTTTCACCTTTGCCAACAACATCAACACCCACGAGGGTGGTACCCACCTGGTGGGGTTCCGGGCGGCACTCACCCGCTCCATGAACTCCTACGCCGCGGCCAACGAGCTGACGAAGAAGGAGAAGGTCTCCATCTCCGGCGAGGATCTGCGGGAGGGGCTCACGGCGGTAATCTCAGTCAAGATTCCCCAGCCCCAGTTCGAGGGGCAGACCAAGACCAAGCTTGGGAACTCCGAGGTGAAGGGGTTCGTGGAATCCCTCATGAACGAGCAGCTGGCGGTCTTCCTGGAGGAGAACCCGAAGATCGCCAAGGACATCATCGGCAAATCCATCGAAGCGGCCCGGGCCAGGGAAGCGGCCCGAAAGGCCCGGGAGCTGACCCGGCGTAAAAGTGCCCTGGACATCTCCAGCCTCCCCGGCAAGCTGGCCGACTGCCAGGAGCGGGACCCGGCCCTCTGTGAGCTCTATCTCGTCGAGGGTGACTCCGCCGGCGGCTCCGCCAAACAGGGACGGGACCGGAAGTTCCAGGCGATCCTGCCGCTCAAGGGGAAGATCCTCAACGTGGAGAAAGCCCGGTTCGACAAGATGCTCTCCTCCCAGGAGATAGGCACCCTGATCACGGCCCTGGGTACCAGCATCGGCAAGGAAGACTTCGACGTGGCGAAGCTCCGCTACCACCGGATCATCGTCATGACCGACGCCGACGTGGACGGCTCCCACATCCTGACGCTGCTTCTCACCTTCTTCTTCCGGCAGATGCCGGAGGTGGTGGAGCGGGGGCACCTCTACATCGCCCAGCCGCCGCTCTACAAGGTGAAGCGGGGCCGCAAGGAGCTCTATCTCCGCAACGAGGCGGCCATGCAGGCTTACCTCCTGGAGGAGGGGACCGAGGATATGGTCCTCTTCCTGGAGAATGGCGAGAAGACCTACACCGGCAAGCAGATCATCCCGATTCTCAAGCAGCTGGTGGAGTACCGGACCATTCTGGACAAGGTGGTGCGCAAGGGGATCAATGAGGAGCTCATCCGGGTCTTTCTGCGGCTCGGGGTCAAGGCCGGCATCGAGGACATGGAGCAGCTGGTGCCGTACCTGGCGAACATCTCCCGGGTCTACGAGGGGGGTGATTCCAGCCCCCTGGACGACGGGCGGGCCATCGTGCGGCTCGGCAACCTCCGGATTGCCCTGGACCAGCACACTCTCGACATCATCGGATCCTACGAGTACGGGCTCCTGGCCGAAAGCTTCCGGAAGGTCAGGGAGATGTTCGGCGACGGCCGGGCCGTGGTCTCCAGCGAGGGGAAGGAGCTCTTCGCCACCGCCATCGGGCTCGACCTCCTCTCCTTCTTCATGGACTCCGCCAAGAAGGGGCTCTCCATCCAGCGCTATAAAGGTCTCGGCGAGATGAACCCGGACCAGCTCTGGGAGACGACCATGGAGCCCACCAACCGGACGCTCCTCCAGGTGAAGATCGAGGACGCCATCGAGGCCGACACCATCTTTACCATCCTCATGGGAGACCAGGTGGAGCCCCGCCGGGACTTCATCGAGAAGAACGCCCTGAACGTGTCGAACCTCGACATCTGATGACCGATATTAGTAATTATCCGAGGAAACAGAATGCTTGAACAGACCCTGAACAAGACTGCCGTCAATATCGAAGACGAGATGAAACGCTCGTACATGGACTACGCCATGAGCGTCATCATCGGCCGGGCCCTCCCCGACGTGCGGGACGGCCTGAAGCCGGTGCACCGGCGTTGCCTCTACGCCATGTACGACATGGGGAACGATTACAACAAGCCCTACAAGAAGTCGGCCCGGGTGGTCGGTGACGTGATCGGTAAGTACCACCCCCACGGCGACACGGCGGCCTACGACACCATCGTCCGGATGGCCCAGGACTTCTCCCTCCGCTACCCCTTGGTGGATGGCCAGGGGAACTTCGGCTCCGTGGACGGCGACTCGCCTGCGGCCATGCGGTACACCGAAATCCGGATGGAGCAGCTGGCCCACGAGCTCCTGAACGATCTGGAGAAGGAGACTGTTGACCTGGGGTTCAACTACGACGGCTCCCTCACGGAGCCGCTGGTGCTCCCCTCCAAGTTCCCGAACCTCCTGGTGAACGGCTCTTCGGGGATCGCCGTCGGCATGGCCACCAACATCCCCCCCCATAACCTCTCGGAGGTCATCGACGGGATCATTGCCACCATCGGGAACCCGCACATAAGCTTCGAGGAGCTCCTGGCCCTGGTCCCCGGTCCCGATTTCCCCACCGGCGGGTTCATCTACGGCCGGGAGGGGATCCTCCAGGGGTACCGGACCGGCCGCGGCATCGTCCAGATGCGAGCCCGGGCCAGCATCGAAACCCACAAGAAGACCGAGCGCCAGTCCATTGTCGTCACCGAGATTCCCTACCAGGTGAACAAGGCGAACCTCATCACCAAGATCGCCGAGCTGGTGCGGGAGAAGAAGCTGGAGGGGATCAGCGACATCCGCGACGAGTCCGACCGGGACGGGATGCGGATCGTCATCGATCTCAAGAGGGACGAGAATCCCCAGGTGATCCTCAACCACCTCTACAAGCAGACCCAGATGCAGACCTCCTTCGGCATCAACATGCTCGCCATCGTGGCGGGACGGCCGAAGGTCCTGACGCTTCAGGACGCCATCGGCCACTTCATCGACCATCGCCGCGAGATCGTCACCCGGCGCACCATCTTCGATCTCAAGAAGGCCGAGGCCCGGGCCCACATATTGGAAGGCTACAAGATTGCTCTCGACTGGCTCGACGCGGTCATCGAGCTGATCCGGGGGTCAAAGACCCCGGCCGAGGCCCGGGAAGGGCTCATGTCAGGCCTCTTTTCCGACGAGGAGTGGCTCCAGAAGATGGGGCTCCCCCTGCCGGCCATCCACAGCCAGTACCAGAAACCGGTGCGCCTCACCGAGGTCCAGGCCCAGGAGATCCTCAACCTGCGGCTCCACCGCCTCACGGGTCTGGAGCGGGACAAGATCCTCCAGGAGTACGAGGACATCCTCAAGTACATCGCCCGTCTCAAGGAGATCCTCGCCTCCGAGGCGGAGATCCTCAAGATCATCGTGGGAGAGCTGCGGGAACTGAAGGAAAAGTTCGGCGACGAGCGCCGCACCGAGATCGTGGACCGGAGCGCCGAGATCTCCCTGGAGGACACCATCGTCGAGGAGGACGTGGTGGTCACCGTCTCCCACACCGGCTACATCAAGCGGACCGCCGTCTCCCAGTACCGTTCCCAGCGCCGGGGGGGGAAGGGGAAGACCGGCATGAAGACCAAGGAGGAGGATTTCGTCGAGCACCTCTTCGTCGCCTCCAGCAAGGACTTCATGCTCTTCTTCACCGACGCCGGCAAGGTCTACCAGATCAAGGTATACGAGATTCCCGAGGGGGGGCGCGCCACCCGTGGCAAGGCCATCGTCAACCTCCTGAACCTCCAAGAGAACGAGCAGATCACCGCCATCCTCTCGGTGAAGGGGTTCGACGACGAGCGAAACATTCTCATGGCGACCCGCCTCGGGGTCGTGAAGAAAAGCCCCCTGCGGGAGTACGCCAACATCCGGAGCGGCGGGATCATCGCCGTGAACCTGGACGAGGAGGACAAGCTCATTGCCGTGGCCCTCACCGACGGGCGGCAGGACGTACTCCTGGCATCCAGGAACGGCAAGTCGATCCGCTTCCACGAGGAGGACGCCCGTCCCATGGGGCGCGTGTCGCGCGGGGTGCGGGGAATGACCCTGGAGGACGACGACGTGGTGATCGGCATGGAAGTCATCAACCCGAGCGCCACCGGTTCAACCATCTTCACTGTCACCGAGAACGGCTTCGGCAAGCGGACCGAGCTGGACGAGTATCGGGTCCAGTCCCGGGGGGGCAAGGGGATCATCACCATCAAGACCACCGAGCGCAACGGCTGCGTCGTGGACATCATGCAGGTGACCGACGAGAACGACCTCATGCTCATCACCGACCAGGGGAAGATCCTCCGGATACCGGTGGCCCCCTTCTCGGTCATCGGCCGCAACACCCAGGGGGTCAGGCTCATGACCGCCGAACAGAACGAGCGGATCGTGGCCGTAGCCAAGCTGGCCGAAAAGGATGAGGGAGATGAGGGGCCCGACAGCGGCGATGACCTTCCCGAGGCGGAGGTTGTCGAGGAGTAGCCGCGACGGACAGCGGCCCGAGACCGGATGATGCGTATTTTCCGGCCGCGGGTCCCTGGTCCCCGGTTCCCGCCTATGAAAAGTAATCGCAGCATCGACACGAGCCTCCGGGAGCGCCACACGATCCTGAACCTCCTGGAGGAACTGACAAGAGAGACCGTCACCACCGACGAACTGACCAGGATCGGCACCACGCTAAGGGCGGCGGGACGCCGGGCCCTTTCTCCCCTCTTCCGGCGCCTCTGGCGGGAGAAGAACGAAGCGGTCATCTCCCGCTACACCACGCTCCTGAGCTTCTTCGAGGATGACGGGTGGCTGGAGCAGCTGATCCAGGTGGCCCTCACCCGGAAGGACTTGGAAGGACCGGCCCGGTCGGCCCTCATCCAGGCACTGGCCGGCTATGGGGTGGACGTGTCAGCCCCCCCCTTCGCCCAGGCCGTGGACGGGAGCGGAGGCTCCCTTCGGCTTGCGGTTCCCCGGCTCCTTGACCGGGGGGAGGAAGGGCTCATCGTTTTCATGGAGGAGTTCGCCGCTTACGGCCTGGAGGCCCAGAAGGCCATCGTCCGGGAGCTTTGCTTCGTGGACGACCCCCGGGTGGTGGACCTCTTCGGGGTCCTCCTGGCGTTTGACGAGCCGGATACCCACCGGGAGATCATTGAGACCCTGGGGAGGGTCAGGTTCCCCGGGGCTGCGCGTCTGCTTCGGCGTTATCTGGCCGAAGCGCACGAAGAGCACCGTTCCCTGGCCGAGCGGAGCCTGCGGAGGCTGGGGTTCCTGGGGGTCGACGCCGGCGACGGCGGGGCGGAACCGCAACTGCCGTTCCATGCCACGTGGGCGAGTCCCCCCGATGCAGCAGGACTCAGCTGCCTCCTGGTGGCACGCTGGACAGCGTCCAATCGTCTCGACGTTCTCTTCATGGAGCTCCACGAGACCGACGGGATGCGGGATGCCTGGGGATGGAGCGGCCTGACGCCGGACGAATACGGGGATATCGTGCGGGAAAACGCCGTGGAAGAGACCCTGGTGGCGGTGGACCCGGGCTACGCGGCCGATCTGATCGGGGATGCCTTGGAGCGGAGCCACGCGAGCGGCTTCTACCTCCCCCCCGAGTTCTACGTGCGGCAGCGGATCCTGTCGGGGCTCGACGTGACCCCGCGCCCCTACGTCCCCTCCTTCGGGGGGATGGAACTGGCCGGGGCAGACCGCCCTGATGTGGTGGCCGGGAGCGCCGGGCTCCTGGACGACTGGTTCTTTGACGGCTGGTTCTTCTTCGACAGCCGGACCCGGCTTCTGGCCGACGAGCTGGAGCGGTTCGGCGACGAACCCTTTGCCCGGGAGGACGAGGCGGCCGTGGACCGGTTCCTGGAGCAATGGTGCAGCCAGGAAGTGGCCCCCCGCTTGGAGCGGATCGTCCGGCGGCTCTTCCTCACGGCCGACCTCATGGTCCGCGCCGGCCGGGAGGAGCACCCGGTGGCCCAGACCGTGGCCTGCGCGGTGAGCCTCTCCCGGGGGATCATCCCCCTTCACCGGCACCCCTTCCTGCGGCGCTGGCTCCTGGAACTGATCGGCATGGTCCGGGAGGCCCGGGCCGAAGGGTACCAGTTCCCCCCCACCCCCTGGGACGACGAGGATGGGGAGTGGGATTAAGCGCAAAAGCTATTTGAAACACTGAGCAACAGAGCAACGGAGTAAAATCTGAGAAACAAACCCTGAAATTTTAATTGATTGCATTAGTAGGGAACAGGCAGGATGTTTCGAAAAAGGGTGTTTTCTCAGTTGCTCAGTTGCTCAGTTGCTCAGTGTTATTAGTTGGTTAACTGTTGAGTGCCACGACATCGTGGACAACTTTTTGTGCCATGACATCGTGGACACTCATCTGAATCACCGCAGTTTGTAATCGAATTCCTCGACCTGATTTTTATCCAGGAAGAGTTTCAGTTTCTGTTCTTTGACATCGATAGTCGCCACCACGTATTCAAGCGCTGTCTCCGGTGGAACCGAGAAGCATTCGCCGAAGATGTTCAGCTTCAGGTCACTGCGGATAAGGCGGACAGCATGATATTTTCCGACTTCTGGCTTCTTCAGGCGATGCCTGGGAGGTTCATCCTCAGTCGGGAACCTCAGTTGCACATGCGAGGTGGCCAGTGCTTTCAGCGGCGTACTCCCCTTTAGCTTGCTGTAGCGATACTTGCTGTTGTGTCGCTGCTCAAAGGTCAGTGAGCCGACTTTCAATTCCTCTTCTGAAGTCATGATGACTTTGCCGAGGAACCGTTGTTGGTACCGGTCGTTGAACTTTTCGATCATGCCGTTTCTCCATGGTTCAGCCATGGGTATGAACCATGGTTCGACATCGTTATGCAGGCAAAGACGAATCAGTGGTCCCATGCCGCGGGGATGTGTCGGGCTGCCGAAGAATGACATGGCATTGTCAACCTGGAGTCGTTCTGGGATGCCTAGTCGTTTCCAGACTTCCCACAAACCGTCAATGACCATCTGACCAGCTTTGGACCGAGATGAGTGCAACCCGCACCTGACGGTTGCTGTATCGACAACATTCAGGCTGTAGAAGCGAATTGGCCCTGTCAGATAGCATGGACCAACGAGATCAGCTTGGTGCGTCTGGTTCGGCAACGCTGACGGCAGAACTGGGTAAAGCGTCCCTTTGGCTTCGTATTTGCCGGTGCGCCGATGTGTCAGTTCATTCCTTGCAAGAATCCGATTGATGGTTCTGGTAGAAGGCAACGGCTTGACACCCAGGTCCTCCAACTCCCACAGGATGG contains the following coding sequences:
- the dnaN gene encoding DNA polymerase III subunit beta; the protein is MEFKIDKETFSRALQKIQGIVEKRNTMPILSNVLIEAHADRIELTATDLEVGMKSSYETTVTREGRITVSAKKLYEIVKELPEEAISFATKENDWVEIRCGKAHFSIVGLSPEEFPYFPKVNEESLIRIEGALLADMIEKTAYAICFDETKYNLNGTFVKATVEDDKPILRMVATDGHRLSIAEKEFHGAVGPEMAKGVIFPKKGIFELKKICEEATTEELALGFMDNSAVIKKGNTVVVMRLVDGEFPDYTRVVPVANDKIVTVARDPFLHSLRRMSILSSEKFKGIRMEINGEQMIISSSNPELGEASEELDAAYSGPPLSIRFNAKYLLDVLAVLNESEVALVLRDELSPAIVKPAAVDGFTAVIMPMRL
- the recF gene encoding DNA replication/repair protein RecF (All proteins in this family for which functions are known are DNA-binding proteins that assist the filamentation of RecA onto DNA for the initiation of recombination or recombinational repair.), translated to MFVTKIQISSFRNIAAAEIRFDRRFNVLHGANGQGKTSVLEAIYLLGTMKSFRLAKTPDLVSWNTPHALLRGWAERDGVGREIALYLGKEGRKARVDQKPVTRLADFFGNVNAVVFSPEEIAMARSGPDLRRRYLDRAIFSGDLGYLLLHHEYHRLLKQRNALLKRGSREGLDIWTGQLAEAGTRLMVKRMGYLAEIEPLVQRFYREIAGGEEEAGLAYRPHLTTPDLVSREGTDALLALFGAHEAEELRRGTTVVGPHRDDVDFVLNGRVIRTHGSQGQQRSFVLALKMAEIEYLERLNDAPPVLLLDDISSELDPQRNANLMTFLREKRMQVFITTTDVSTLRLAGIATHASFHVSRGTVTPL
- the gyrB gene encoding DNA topoisomerase (ATP-hydrolyzing) subunit B; this encodes MADELNNDYGADKIKVLEGLEAVRKRPAMYIGSTASQGLHHLVYEIVDNSIDEALAGYCNEVNVTIHLDGSITVVDNGRGIPTEMHPTEGKPAAEVALTVLHAGGKFDNTSYKVSGGLHGVGVSVVNALSKKLELGIRRDGKVFQQSYAYGAPLTPLEIVGETKKRGTRITFLPDDTIFETTEFSFDILSQRLRELAFLNAGVRITISDEREEGKHHDFHYEGGIVSFVEYLNRNRTVLHPKPVYFRGERAGIDMEIAIQYNDSYDEKVFTFANNINTHEGGTHLVGFRAALTRSMNSYAAANELTKKEKVSISGEDLREGLTAVISVKIPQPQFEGQTKTKLGNSEVKGFVESLMNEQLAVFLEENPKIAKDIIGKSIEAARAREAARKARELTRRKSALDISSLPGKLADCQERDPALCELYLVEGDSAGGSAKQGRDRKFQAILPLKGKILNVEKARFDKMLSSQEIGTLITALGTSIGKEDFDVAKLRYHRIIVMTDADVDGSHILTLLLTFFFRQMPEVVERGHLYIAQPPLYKVKRGRKELYLRNEAAMQAYLLEEGTEDMVLFLENGEKTYTGKQIIPILKQLVEYRTILDKVVRKGINEELIRVFLRLGVKAGIEDMEQLVPYLANISRVYEGGDSSPLDDGRAIVRLGNLRIALDQHTLDIIGSYEYGLLAESFRKVREMFGDGRAVVSSEGKELFATAIGLDLLSFFMDSAKKGLSIQRYKGLGEMNPDQLWETTMEPTNRTLLQVKIEDAIEADTIFTILMGDQVEPRRDFIEKNALNVSNLDI
- the gyrA gene encoding DNA gyrase subunit A, producing MLEQTLNKTAVNIEDEMKRSYMDYAMSVIIGRALPDVRDGLKPVHRRCLYAMYDMGNDYNKPYKKSARVVGDVIGKYHPHGDTAAYDTIVRMAQDFSLRYPLVDGQGNFGSVDGDSPAAMRYTEIRMEQLAHELLNDLEKETVDLGFNYDGSLTEPLVLPSKFPNLLVNGSSGIAVGMATNIPPHNLSEVIDGIIATIGNPHISFEELLALVPGPDFPTGGFIYGREGILQGYRTGRGIVQMRARASIETHKKTERQSIVVTEIPYQVNKANLITKIAELVREKKLEGISDIRDESDRDGMRIVIDLKRDENPQVILNHLYKQTQMQTSFGINMLAIVAGRPKVLTLQDAIGHFIDHRREIVTRRTIFDLKKAEARAHILEGYKIALDWLDAVIELIRGSKTPAEAREGLMSGLFSDEEWLQKMGLPLPAIHSQYQKPVRLTEVQAQEILNLRLHRLTGLERDKILQEYEDILKYIARLKEILASEAEILKIIVGELRELKEKFGDERRTEIVDRSAEISLEDTIVEEDVVVTVSHTGYIKRTAVSQYRSQRRGGKGKTGMKTKEEDFVEHLFVASSKDFMLFFTDAGKVYQIKVYEIPEGGRATRGKAIVNLLNLQENEQITAILSVKGFDDERNILMATRLGVVKKSPLREYANIRSGGIIAVNLDEEDKLIAVALTDGRQDVLLASRNGKSIRFHEEDARPMGRVSRGVRGMTLEDDDVVIGMEVINPSATGSTIFTVTENGFGKRTELDEYRVQSRGGKGIITIKTTERNGCVVDIMQVTDENDLMLITDQGKILRIPVAPFSVIGRNTQGVRLMTAEQNERIVAVAKLAEKDEGDEGPDSGDDLPEAEVVEE
- a CDS encoding HEAT repeat domain-containing protein yields the protein MKSNRSIDTSLRERHTILNLLEELTRETVTTDELTRIGTTLRAAGRRALSPLFRRLWREKNEAVISRYTTLLSFFEDDGWLEQLIQVALTRKDLEGPARSALIQALAGYGVDVSAPPFAQAVDGSGGSLRLAVPRLLDRGEEGLIVFMEEFAAYGLEAQKAIVRELCFVDDPRVVDLFGVLLAFDEPDTHREIIETLGRVRFPGAARLLRRYLAEAHEEHRSLAERSLRRLGFLGVDAGDGGAEPQLPFHATWASPPDAAGLSCLLVARWTASNRLDVLFMELHETDGMRDAWGWSGLTPDEYGDIVRENAVEETLVAVDPGYAADLIGDALERSHASGFYLPPEFYVRQRILSGLDVTPRPYVPSFGGMELAGADRPDVVAGSAGLLDDWFFDGWFFFDSRTRLLADELERFGDEPFAREDEAAVDRFLEQWCSQEVAPRLERIVRRLFLTADLMVRAGREEHPVAQTVACAVSLSRGIIPLHRHPFLRRWLLELIGMVREARAEGYQFPPTPWDDEDGEWD
- a CDS encoding IS481-like element ISGme9 family transposase; protein product: MEDKNKQLRVLAVQRFRNGETPESICTSLGKSRSWLYKWVARQNGDDPVWSDERSRCPQSMPNRTTAEIEEIVKMVRLNLYNKGLFCGAQAILWELEDLGVKPLPSTRTINRILARNELTHRRTGKYEAKGTLYPVLPSALPNQTHQADLVGPCYLTGPIRFYSLNVVDTATVRCGLHSSRSKAGQMVIDGLWEVWKRLGIPERLQVDNAMSFFGSPTHPRGMGPLIRLCLHNDVEPWFIPMAEPWRNGMIEKFNDRYQQRFLGKVIMTSEEELKVGSLTFEQRHNSKYRYSKLKGSTPLKALATSHVQLRFPTEDEPPRHRLKKPEVGKYHAVRLIRSDLKLNIFGECFSVPPETALEYVVATIDVKEQKLKLFLDKNQVEEFDYKLR